A stretch of the Diprion similis isolate iyDipSimi1 chromosome 14, iyDipSimi1.1, whole genome shotgun sequence genome encodes the following:
- the LOC124414925 gene encoding proline-rich protein PRCC, with product MSLVAYDSSSDEDADDDEIPVKSVESNADNLVKKSRTVMNLPAPNDVIDTTNSQLDDDNDDKSSELKLSEMPRFTGTDELTLFKNLPKPKQIEISPTDEVEENVTSSFNKTNISQEKSVKRIRAPVKISLPSLSEFKDVEEEKEERKKHRIKPSEKGTGLFAILPPPKGSNTKATIRSLIPDAVKKVSKPLPVLRSEKIELMSTTISSGETKPNLASINDDTDSDEENVDTRNVKDKIQKNTVDFFSLADSEKIPLQIENSEKELSTLLEKPQQISVESGTSNTIFETLTNTLEVKGHKVHNEIQKMGYTVPSLIECRNEGAKVVEFTNKVLTSNVINLPKEEIIMKNKTEVGPKLPVPEQEYNVDSQGNVAFDDKAIEYLCGRRGMKRKNKDFDEANIIEINGEDIKPDEREWLVKTLTEQPAERPVSMEGAGPSTQSKKKHQITYLAHQAKAMEVELKNQWAQNRVTRKQTQSKYGF from the exons atgaGTTTGGTCGCTTATGATAGCAGTAGCGATGAAGATGCTGACGATGACGAAATACCCGTTAAATCCGTTGAAAGTAATGCTGACAATTTGGTCAAAAAATCTAGAACAGTTATGAACCTACCAGCTCCAAACGACGTAATTGACACAACAAATTCTCAACTGGATGATGACAATGATGATAAGAGTAGTGAATTAAAATTATCAGAGATGCCTAGATTTACAGGAACTGATGAACTAAcgcttttcaaaaatctacCAAAACccaaacaaattgaaattagtCCCACTGATGAAGTGGAGGAGAACGTAACATCTTCGTTCAATAAAACAAACATATCCCAAGAAAAGTCGGTGAAAAGAATTCGTGCACCGGTTAAAATATCTCTACCCTCGCTATCTGAg TTCAAAGATgttgaagaagagaaagaggagagGAAGAAGCACAGAATAAAACCTTCAGAG AAAGGAACAGGACTCTTTGCCATTCTGCCTCCACCCAAAGGGTCGAACACGAAAGCCACCATCCGAAGTTTGATCCCTGATGCCGTTAAAAAAGTATCAAAGCCCTTGCCGGTGCTTCgttcagaaaaaattgaattaatgtCAACTACGATTTCAAGTGGAGAAACTAAGCCTAATCTTGCCTCCATAAATGATGACACAGATTCTGATGAAGAAAATGTTGATACGAGAAATGTCAAAgacaaaattcagaagaataCAGTggactttttttcattagcgGATAGCGAAAAAATACCTCTGCAAATTGAAAACTCTGAAAAGGAACTTTCAACTCTATTAGAAAAACCGCAACAAATCTCTGTTGAGTCCGGTACAAGTAATACAATCTTTGAAACTCTTACTAACACTCTCGAGGTAAAAGGACATAAGGTACACAATGAAATACAGAAAATGGGATATACTGTTCCTTCATTGATAGAATGTAGAAATGAAGGCGCAAAAGTAGTTGAATTTACCAATAAAGTTTTAACGAGTAACGTAATTAATCTTCCTAAGGAAgagataataatgaaaaacaaaacagaggTCGGTCCCAAGTTACCAGTACCAGAGCAAGAATATAACGTTGATTCGCAGGGCAACGTAGCATTCGACGATAAGGCTATTGAATATTTGTGTGGAAGAAGAGgtatgaaacgaaaaaataaagactTTGATGAAGCAAACATAATTGAGATAAATGGGGAAGATATTAAACCCGATGAGAGGGAATGGCTCGTCAAAACTTTGACCGAACAACCAGCTGAGAGGCCAGTTTCTATGGAAGGAGCAGGCCCAAGTACacaatcgaagaaaaaacatcaaattaCCTACCTGGCTCATCAAGCTAAGGCTATGGAAgttgagttgaaaaatcagTGGGCCCAGAATAGGGTTACGAGAAAACAAACTCAATCGAAGTATGGATTTTAG